In Vulpes lagopus strain Blue_001 chromosome 1, ASM1834538v1, whole genome shotgun sequence, a genomic segment contains:
- the SMIM8 gene encoding small integral membrane protein 8, which produces MSSAPESPGFKKEPPKEKDFQNPGLRGVRTTTLFRAVNPELFIKPNKPVMAFGLITLSLCVAYIGYLHATQENKKDLYEAIDSEGHSYMRRRTSKWD; this is translated from the exons ATGTCTTCAGCACCTGAGTCTCCCGGCTTTAAAAAGGAACCACCCAAAGAGAAAGACTTTCAAAATCCAGGGCTTAGAGGAGTCCGCACAACAACCTTATTTCGAGCTGTGAATCCAGAGCTCTTCATTAAGcct AACAAACCTGTAATGGCTTTCGGATTGATAACTCTTTCACTTTGCGTGGCATATATTGGTTATCTACATGCAAcacaagagaataaaaaggaCCTGTACGAAGCTATTGATAGTGAGGGACACAGTTACATGAGGAGAAGAACATCTAAATGGGACTAA